In a single window of the Dreissena polymorpha isolate Duluth1 chromosome 3, UMN_Dpol_1.0, whole genome shotgun sequence genome:
- the LOC127874060 gene encoding LOW QUALITY PROTEIN: prostaglandin E2 receptor EP2 subtype-like (The sequence of the model RefSeq protein was modified relative to this genomic sequence to represent the inferred CDS: deleted 2 bases in 2 codons) — MAAANYSGILNLNKSDVHSNLTSSIMRLDNDLDSICNGIEANSSACDKKGLGISLATPIAMFSSGVIGNIIALIVLYTARTRMKKSLYYILLSALAWTDLLGQLLVGPIAIIVYANNLKWVGGQAVCKYHGFFMVSQSLIIPIFVCCLSVERVLAITFPYCHERVLTRRKIYVLIASCLLFVAAFCSLPFLGFGSYAHQFPGSWCFLNFHRESPTDTAFAYTYGFLNVGIISTIIIMNAIVMVTLIQMRRRKLNTSPTMKRRMSGSGRSKLKIEEETQMMWFLGAITIVFTTCWFPLTIHILINQTTGRVNYRADLIGVRLASINQILDPWLYILLRKSVIVKILRTVKGIVTFTSTVDHKTRPQTSKYVTNHDVINSDVISRHDVVYHTPNMLHNHNEDIEMNGSLVMWIRKV, encoded by the exons ATGGCGGCGGCAAATTATTCGGGCATTTTGAACCTCAACAAAAGCGATGTACATAGCAACCTGACCTCTTCCATAATGAGGCTGGACAACGACCTTGACTCCATTTGTAACGGCATTGAGGCCAACTCCTCCGCCTGTGACAAAAAGGGGCTCGGCATAAGCCTGGCAACGCCAATCGCGATGTTTTCGTCTGGTGTTATAGGGAATATAATCGCTCTGATTGTGCTATACACTGCACGAACGAGGATGAAAAAATCGCTGTATTACATACTGCTTTCCGCCTTGGCGTGGACGGACTTACTTGGCCAGCTGTTAGTGGGTCCGATCGCCATCATCGTGTACGCGAATAATTTGAAGTGGGTAGGT GGGCAGGCCGTGTGCAAATATCATGGATTCTTTATGGTCTCGCAAAGTCTGATTATTCCCATATTCGTGTGTTGTCTGTCCGTGGAACGAGTGTTGGCGATAACATTCCCTTACTGCCACGAACGCGTATTGACTCGAAGAAAAATATACGTGCTAATAGCGAGCTGTTTGCTGTTCGTTGCGGCTTTTTGTTCACTTCCGTTTCTGGGATTCGGGAGCTACGCGCACCAGTTCCCGGGGTCCTGGTGCTTCCTGAACTTTCACAGGGAGTCGCCCACGGATACGGCGTTCGCGTACACGTACGGGTTCTTGAACGTCGGTATCAtcagcaccatcatcatcatgaacGCCATCGTCATGGTGACGTTGATTCAGATGCGCCGCCGGAAGTTGAACACTTCACCGACAATGAAGAGACGCATGTCCGGAAGCGGTCGCTCCAAGCTAAAAATAGAAGAGGAGACACAGATGATGTGGTTTCTAGGGGCGATAACTATCGTGTTCACCACATGCTGGTTTCCTCTTACG ATTCATATCCTGATCAACCAAACAACCGGTCGTGTAAATTATCGTGCGGACCTTATAGGGGTACGGCTA GCCAGTATAAATCAAATCCTCGACCCTTGGTTATATATTTTGCTGAGAAAATCGGTAATTGTGAAGATTTTGCGGACAGTGAAGGGAATTGTGACGTTCACCTCGACCGTCGATCATAAAACGCGTCCACAGACAAGTAAATACGTGACGAATCATGACGTCATAAACAGTGACGTCATAAGCCGTCATGACGTCGTATATCATACACCGAATATGCTACACAATCATAACGAAGATATAGAGATGAATGGATCATTAGTGATGTGGATAAGGAAAGTGTAA